The Qipengyuania oceanensis genome includes the window CTGCCGGAGCGGAGCGTTCGAGGCGCGCATCGAGTGCGGCTATGTCGGCGCGCATCGGTGCAAGGAAGCTCTCGGGATAAACGCCCATCCACAGCACGCCTGCGGCGATCGGCGCGAGCATCGCCCATTCGCGCAGGTTGAGATCCGGCATGGCGGCTGCATCGGCGTTCTTCTGCTCGCCGAATGCGACGCGGCGATAGAGGTAGAGCATGTAGGCCGCGCCCAGGATGATGCCGGTCGTGCAGACCAGCGTGACAAGCGTCGAGACCTCGTAGATGCCCGCCAGCGCGAGGAATTCACCCACGAAGTTGCTGGTGCCCGGCAAGCCCACGCTGGCCATCGTGAACAGCATGAAGAAGATCGCGTATTTCGGCATGTTGATCGAAAGCCCGCCGTACCGGTCGATCTCGCGCGTGTGCAGACGGTCGTAGATGACGCCGACACAGAGGAACAGCGCGCCCGAGACGAGACCGTGACCGAGCATGACCATCATCGCGCCTTCGAGCCCCTGCACGTTGAACGCGAACAGGCCGACCGTCACGATCGCCATGTGGGCAACCGAGGAGTAGGCGATCAGCTTCTTCATGTCGTGCTGCACCAGCGCGATCAGGCTGGTGATGACTACCGCCAGCATCGAGAGAATGTAGATCAGCCAGGCGAACTGCGCGCTCGCTTCGGGGAACATCGGCAGGCTGAAGCGGATGAAGCCGTAGCCACCCATCTTCAGCAGCACGCCGGCCAGGATCACCGAGCCCGCAGTCGGCGCCTGGACGTGCGCGTCAGGCAGCCAGGTATGGACCGGCCACATCGGCATCTTGACCGCGAAGCTGGCGAAGAACGCGAGCCACAGCCAGGTCTGAGCCTGCGCCGGGAAATCGTACTGCATCAGCGTCGGGATGTCGGTCGTCCCGGCCTCGTTCACCATCCACAGCATGGCGATCAGCATCAGGACCGAACCGAGCAGCGTGTAGAGGAAGAACTTGTAACTCGCGTAAATGCGGTTGTCCCCGCCCCACACGCCGATGATCAGGTACATCGGGATGAGGCCGGCTTCGAAGAAGATGTAGAACAGGAACAGGTCCTGCGCTGCGAACACGCCGATCATCAGCGTTTCCATGATCAGGAACGCGGCCATGTATTCGCCAACGCGCTTGGTGATCGAATCCCAGCTCGCGAGGATGCAGATCGGCATCAGGAAGACCGACAAGGCGATCAGCAGCAGGGCGATGCCATCGATCCCGAGTGCGTAGCTGAAGCCGGCGAAAATGTCCGCCCGCTCGGTGAACTGCCACTGCGCCCCGCCGATGTCGTAGCTCAGCCACAGGACCACGCCGAGCGCGAGGTTGACCAGCGTCGCGACCAGCGCGGTCATCCGCGCAGCCCCGGCATCGAGGAAATAACATGCGATACCGGCCACCAACGGCACGGCGAGCATCAGCGAAAGGATGGGAAAGCCCTCCATCAGAACAGCACCCAGCTGATTGCCGCGACAAGGCCGAGAAGCATCACGAGCGCGTAGCTGTAGAGATAGCCGGATTGGACCTTCCTGGCCGCGATCGTGCCTTTCTCGACAACCCAGGCCGCACCGTTGGGTCCGAACCTGTCGATCAGCCCGACGTCGCCGCGCTGCCAGAACACCCTGCCGAGCCAGAACGCGGGAACGACGAACAGGTAGTGATACAGTTCGTCGAACATCCACTTGCGGTAAACGAAGGTGTAGATCGGACCGAGCTGCTCTGCGACCTTTCCCGGGAAGCTGGTGTTGCGGATATAGCCGTACCAGGCGATCACGAAGCCGAGCACCATGACGATGAAGGCGGCGTATTTCACCAGCGTAGGCACCCCGTGCATCGCGTGGATCAGCGGCTCGTTGTAGAAGATCGAACCGTTCCAGAACGCCGCGCTGTCGAGGAAGCTCGGCGCGAAGACCTGGCCTGCTGCGATCGCGCCCAGGCTCAGCACGGCGAGCGGGATCAGCATCGAGATCGGACTTTCGTGCGGGTGGTAACCCGCGGTCCCCGCTTCGTAGTCGGACGAAGGCGCATGATGCTGCACGTCGTGGCCGGCATCTTCCTGGCGCGGCGGATTGTGTTCGTCGGGCTCGTCATGGCCGTGGTGGACGGCGTGCTGGATATGTTCGCTGTCGGCCCAGCGCGGCTTGCCGAAGAAGGTCAGGAACACGAGGCGCCAGCTGTAGAAGCTGGTCAGCAGCGCGGCGAAGACGCCCATCCAGAAAGCGAAGGTCGCAGCTTCCGTCCCGCGAGCGAAAGCGACCTCGATGATCGCGTCCTTCGACCAGAAACCGGCGAAGCCCGCATGTAGGTCGTAGACACCGAAGCCGGTGATCGCGAGCGTGCCCATCATCATCGCCCAGAAGGTCAGCGGGATGTGCTTACGGAGCCCGCCGTAATACCGCATGTCCTGCTCGTGATGCATCGCGTGAATGACGGAGCCGGCCCCCAGGAACAGCAGCGCCTTGAAGAAGGCGTGGGTGAACAGGTGGAACATCGCCGCGCCGTAGGCGCCGACGCCGGCGGCGAAGAACATGTAGCCGAGCTGCGAGCAGGTCGAATAGGCGATGACCCGCTTGATGTCCCACTGGGTGGTGCCGATCGTCGCGGCGAAGATGCAGGTTGCAGCGCCGATTACCGTGACCACCGTCAGGGCGACCGGTGCGGCTTCGAACATCGGCGAAAGGCGGCAGACCATGAAGACGCCTGCGGTGACCATCGTCGCGGCGTGGATAAGCGCCGAGACTGGAGTCGGGCCTTCCATGGCGTCTGGCAACCAGGTGTGGAGCCCGAGCTGCGCGGACTTGCCCATCGCACCGATGAACAGGAGGATGCACAGGATATCCATCGTCTGCAGCCGCATGCCGAGGAAGCCGATGCTCGCCCCGCTCATTGAAGGCGCCGCCGCAAGGATTTCCGGGATCGACACCGTCCCGAACACGAGGAACGTGCCGAAGATGCCAAGCATGAAGCCGAGATCGCCGACGCGGTTGACCACGAAGGCCTTCATCGCGGCAGCGTTGGCGCTGGGCTTCCTGAACCAGAACCCGATCAGCAGGTAGCTGGCGAGGCCCACGCCTTCCCAACCGAAGAACATCTGGACGAGGTTGTCGGCGGTCACCAGCATCAGCATGGCGAAGGTGAACAGCGACAGATACGCGAAGAAGCGGGGCTGATCCGGATCCTCGTCCATGTAGCCCCAGCTGTAGAGGTGGACGAGTGCGGAAACGGTGGTGATCACCACCAGCATGACCGCAGTCAGCGTATCGACACGCAGCGCCCAGTCGAAAGTCAGATCGCCGCTCTGCACCCAGGTGAGAACCTCGACGACGCCGGCTTCGGAGGTGCCGTTGAGGAACCCGATGAAGATCGGCCAGCTCAGCGCACAGGAGACGAACAGCGCGCCGGTCGTGATCGCCTTCACCACGGTGTTGCCGAGCGCACGGTTGCCGAGCCCGCCGACGATGGCCGCGAGCAAGGGCAGGAAGACGATAAGCAGGATCGTGTTCACGGGGTGCTTATCCCTTCATCCGGTTTACGTCGTCGACCGCGATAGTGCCCCGGCCGCGGAAGTAGATGACCAGGATCGCAAGGCCGATCGCCGCCTCGCCCGCCGCCACGGTCAGCACGAACATGGCGAAGACCTGGCCGGTCAGGTCGCCGAGGAAGGCACTGAAGGCGACGAGGTTGATGTTCACCGCGAGCAGGATCAGTTCGATCGACATCAGGATGACGATCACGTTCTTGCGATTGGCGAAGATGCCGAGCACGCCGAGCACGAACAGGATCGAGCTCACCACGATGTAATGTTCGATGCCGATCACAGCTCGACCCCCTGCCCGACTTCGGGCTGCTTGAGCACGGTTGCCTCTTCCGGACGACGCCGGACCTGCTTGCCGATGTCCTGGTGTCCGCGCGTGGTCTTGGTCGGGCGATGGGTCAGCACGATGGCGCCGATCATCGCGACCAGCAGGATGATGCCGGCACTCTCGAAGAGGAACAGGTAACGCCCGTAAAGCAGCGCGCCGATGCTCTCGATATTGCTTTCCCCCACCAGCGGAGCGCCTTCGCCCGCAGGTGTGCCCAGATCGAGCGCGCCCGCCTGCCAGGCACCAATGCCCAGCACCAGTTCGGCCAGCAGGACCAGCGCGATCAGGATGCCGAGCGGGAAATTCTTGGTGAACCCTGCGCGAAGTTCGGCGAAATCGATGTCCAGCATCATCACGACGAACAGGAACAGTACCGCCACCGCGCCGACATAGACGATCACGAGCAGCATCGCGATGAACTCGGCGCCGACCAGCACCATCAGCCCCGCCGCGTTGAAAAAGGCCAGGATCAGCCACAGCACCGAGTGGACCGGGTTGCGCGCGGTGACGACCAGCACGGCGCTGGCAATCACGAGAAACGCGAACAGGTAGAAGGCGATTGTCTGGATCATCTTTGCGCGCGGCCCCTATCGGTAGGGCGCATCGGCTTCAAGGTTCGCGGCCAGGGCCCGCTCCCACTTGTCCCCGTTGGCCAGCAGTTTCGCCTTGTCGTAGAGCAACTCCTCGCGCGTTTCGGTCGAATATTCGAAGTTCGGCCCTTCGACGATCGCATCGACCGGGCAGGCTTCCTGGCAGAAACCGCAGTAGATGCACTTGGTCATGTCGATGTCGTAGCGCGTGGTGCGGCGGCTGCCGTCCTCGCGCGGTTCGCTCTCGATGGTAATCGCCTGCGCCGGGCAAACCGCTTCGCACAGCTTGCAGGCGATGCAACGTTCCTCGCCGTTGGGATACCGGCGCAGCGCGTGTTCGCCGCGGAAGCGCGGAGACAGCGGGTTCTTCTCGAACGGGTAGTTGATCGTCACCTTGGGCTTGAAGAAGTACTTCAGCGTGAGGGCGTGCGCCTTCACGAACTCCCACAAGGTGAACGATTTGATGAGGTGCGCGACGGAGGTCATGCGGCAGCTCCAAAATGGCCTGTGGCCATCAGATATCCGGAAATGAGGACGACGAAGATCAGGCTCATGGGCAGGAACACCTTCCACCCGAGCCGCATCAGCTGGTCGTAACGGTAACGCGGCACCGTCGCCATGACCCAGCTGAACATGAAGAAGAAGAAGAACGTCTTCAGCAGCAGCCACACGATGCCGGGGATGTCGAACCACGGGATCAGGTCGATGTTGAGCGGCGGCAGCCACCCGCCGAAGAACAGGATGGCGTTGAGAATGCACATCAGGAGGATGTTCGCATATTCGCCGAGCCAGAAGAGCGCGAAGCTCATCGAGCTGTATTCGGTCTGATAGCCGGCGACGAGTTCGCTCTCCGCCTCGGTCAGGTCGAACGGCACGCGTTGCGTCTCGGCCAGCGAACTGATGAAGAACACCACCCACATCGGGAACAGCAGCGGATGCACGACATAGGCATTGATCAGGCCGAGGCCGAAGCCTTCCTGCGCCCGGACGATGTCGTTGAGGTTGAACGTGCCGGCGAACAGCACGACGCAGATCAGGATGAAACCGATCGAGACTTCGTAGCTGATCATCTGCGCGGCGGCGCGCATTGCCGAGAAGAACGGGTATTTGGAGTTACTCGCCCACCCGCTCATCACGACGCCGTAAACCGACAGAGAGCTGATCGCGAGTATGTAGAGCAGGCCGACGTTGATGTCCGCCAGCACGGCAGTCGCGCTGAAGGGCACCACCGCCCAGGCGGCAAGCGCCACGGTGAACGTGACGATCGGCGCGAGGATGAAGATGCCCTTGTTCGCCGCGCTCGGAATGATGGTTTCCTGCAGGAAGACCTTCAGACCGTCGGCGAAACTTTGCAGCAGACCGAAGGGTCCGACCACGTTGGGCCCGCGGCGAAGGTTGATCGCCGCCCAGACCTTGCGATCGACATAGATGATCATCGCCACCGCGAGCATCAGCGGCAAGGCGATGAGCAGGATGCCAGCGATGGTCGCGGCAAACCAAGCAGCCCCGTAGGACAGGCCGAGGTCCCACGGACCCCAAGGTGTCCAGAATGGCAATTGGAAAGCTTCGGTCATTCCGCGGCCTCCTGCAACTCGTCACCGTGGAGCAATTCTTCCGAGCACCGCTGCATCACCGCGCTCGCGCGGGCGATCGGGTTGGTCAGGTAGAAGTCCTTGATCGGATAGGCTTCCATCGTGCCTTCGGCCTTCGCATTCGCATCGACATCGGGCAGTGCGCCGTAATCGGCGAGACCTTCCTCGCCCAGCGCCGGCACCTCGGCAATCATTGCCGACTGGAGCTCGGCGAAACTGTCGAAGCCCACCTTGACGCCCAGCGCATCGGCCAGCGCGCGCAGGATCGTCCAGTCTTCCCGCGCGTCACCCGGCGCGAAGACGGCCTTTTCGGCGAACTGCACCCGGCCCTCGGTGTTGACGTAAGTGCCGTCCTTCTCCGCATAGCTCGCAGCGGGCAGGATGATATCGGCCGCATGGGCGCCCTTGTCCCCGTGATGGCCGATATAGACCTTGAGGCTGTCCTTGAAGCTGGAGAAATCCATCTCGTCGGCGCCCAGTGCGAGCAGCACCTTGGGCTTGGCCTTGGCGAGGTCGGCCATGCCGCCCTTCTGTGCGAAGCCGAGCATCAGGCCGCCCATGCGCGCGGCCGAGAAATGCAGCACGTTGAAATCCGCGCCCCAGCCCTTCGCAAGCGCCATCGCCTTGCCGTGCGCGCCCTTGAGCGCGCCGCCACCGACGATCACCGCGGGCCGCTCGGCCTTGGCGAAGACGTCGCTCATGTCGGACGACAATTCGTTCAAAACGCCGAGGTCGTTGCCGAGGAAAGTCGCCGGATAGGTCGTGTCCCATTCCGGCCCGACCACAAATACCTTGGCCCCGCGCTTGACCGCCTTGCGCAGCCGCACGTTGACCAGCGGCGCTTCCCAGCGGATGTGGCTGCCCACGATCAGGACCGCGTCGGCATGCTCGATGCCTGCGAGGGTCGAGTTGAAGTTGACCGCCGCCAGGTTGGACACGTCGTAGTCCATGCCGGTCTGGCGGCCTTCGATCAGCTTCGAACCGCAGGCCTTGAGCAGCGCCTTGGCGGCGAACATGGTCTCGCAATCGAGCATGTCGCCCGCGACCGCGGCAATGCTCTTGCCGGGCTTGGCGGAAGCGATCTTGCTGAACGCCTCGTCCCAGCTCGCCTGCTCCAGCTTGCCGCGCTTCCTGATCCACACCTTGTCGAGCCGGCGCCGCATCAGACCGTCGACCTGGTAGCGGGCCTTGTCCGAAATCCATTCCTCGTTGACCGCATCGTTGATGCGCGGCAGCGCCCGCATCACTTCACGCCCGCGGCTGTCGAGACGGATGTTGGCGCCGACCGCATCGGAAACGTCGATGCTCAGCGTCTTCTTGAGCTCCCAC containing:
- a CDS encoding NADH-quinone oxidoreductase subunit M — encoded protein: MEGFPILSLMLAVPLVAGIACYFLDAGAARMTALVATLVNLALGVVLWLSYDIGGAQWQFTERADIFAGFSYALGIDGIALLLIALSVFLMPICILASWDSITKRVGEYMAAFLIMETLMIGVFAAQDLFLFYIFFEAGLIPMYLIIGVWGGDNRIYASYKFFLYTLLGSVLMLIAMLWMVNEAGTTDIPTLMQYDFPAQAQTWLWLAFFASFAVKMPMWPVHTWLPDAHVQAPTAGSVILAGVLLKMGGYGFIRFSLPMFPEASAQFAWLIYILSMLAVVITSLIALVQHDMKKLIAYSSVAHMAIVTVGLFAFNVQGLEGAMMVMLGHGLVSGALFLCVGVIYDRLHTREIDRYGGLSINMPKYAIFFMLFTMASVGLPGTSNFVGEFLALAGIYEVSTLVTLVCTTGIILGAAYMLYLYRRVAFGEQKNADAAAMPDLNLREWAMLAPIAAGVLWMGVYPESFLAPMRADIAALDARLERSAPAGDSMLVVGEPRAEAANAIHHSAGGEAHGDESAAEGAH
- the nuoL gene encoding NADH-quinone oxidoreductase subunit L gives rise to the protein MNTILLIVFLPLLAAIVGGLGNRALGNTVVKAITTGALFVSCALSWPIFIGFLNGTSEAGVVEVLTWVQSGDLTFDWALRVDTLTAVMLVVITTVSALVHLYSWGYMDEDPDQPRFFAYLSLFTFAMLMLVTADNLVQMFFGWEGVGLASYLLIGFWFRKPSANAAAMKAFVVNRVGDLGFMLGIFGTFLVFGTVSIPEILAAAPSMSGASIGFLGMRLQTMDILCILLFIGAMGKSAQLGLHTWLPDAMEGPTPVSALIHAATMVTAGVFMVCRLSPMFEAAPVALTVVTVIGAATCIFAATIGTTQWDIKRVIAYSTCSQLGYMFFAAGVGAYGAAMFHLFTHAFFKALLFLGAGSVIHAMHHEQDMRYYGGLRKHIPLTFWAMMMGTLAITGFGVYDLHAGFAGFWSKDAIIEVAFARGTEAATFAFWMGVFAALLTSFYSWRLVFLTFFGKPRWADSEHIQHAVHHGHDEPDEHNPPRQEDAGHDVQHHAPSSDYEAGTAGYHPHESPISMLIPLAVLSLGAIAAGQVFAPSFLDSAAFWNGSIFYNEPLIHAMHGVPTLVKYAAFIVMVLGFVIAWYGYIRNTSFPGKVAEQLGPIYTFVYRKWMFDELYHYLFVVPAFWLGRVFWQRGDVGLIDRFGPNGAAWVVEKGTIAARKVQSGYLYSYALVMLLGLVAAISWVLF
- the nuoK gene encoding NADH-quinone oxidoreductase subunit NuoK, translated to MIGIEHYIVVSSILFVLGVLGIFANRKNVIVILMSIELILLAVNINLVAFSAFLGDLTGQVFAMFVLTVAAGEAAIGLAILVIYFRGRGTIAVDDVNRMKG
- a CDS encoding NADH-quinone oxidoreductase subunit J, whose protein sequence is MIQTIAFYLFAFLVIASAVLVVTARNPVHSVLWLILAFFNAAGLMVLVGAEFIAMLLVIVYVGAVAVLFLFVVMMLDIDFAELRAGFTKNFPLGILIALVLLAELVLGIGAWQAGALDLGTPAGEGAPLVGESNIESIGALLYGRYLFLFESAGIILLVAMIGAIVLTHRPTKTTRGHQDIGKQVRRRPEEATVLKQPEVGQGVEL
- the nuoI gene encoding NADH-quinone oxidoreductase subunit NuoI, which gives rise to MTSVAHLIKSFTLWEFVKAHALTLKYFFKPKVTINYPFEKNPLSPRFRGEHALRRYPNGEERCIACKLCEAVCPAQAITIESEPREDGSRRTTRYDIDMTKCIYCGFCQEACPVDAIVEGPNFEYSTETREELLYDKAKLLANGDKWERALAANLEADAPYR
- the nuoH gene encoding NADH-quinone oxidoreductase subunit NuoH; the protein is MTEAFQLPFWTPWGPWDLGLSYGAAWFAATIAGILLIALPLMLAVAMIIYVDRKVWAAINLRRGPNVVGPFGLLQSFADGLKVFLQETIIPSAANKGIFILAPIVTFTVALAAWAVVPFSATAVLADINVGLLYILAISSLSVYGVVMSGWASNSKYPFFSAMRAAAQMISYEVSIGFILICVVLFAGTFNLNDIVRAQEGFGLGLINAYVVHPLLFPMWVVFFISSLAETQRVPFDLTEAESELVAGYQTEYSSMSFALFWLGEYANILLMCILNAILFFGGWLPPLNIDLIPWFDIPGIVWLLLKTFFFFFMFSWVMATVPRYRYDQLMRLGWKVFLPMSLIFVVLISGYLMATGHFGAAA
- the nuoG gene encoding NADH-quinone oxidoreductase subunit NuoG, which encodes MPKVTVDGQEIEVPDGATVLQACELAGKEIPRFCYHERLSIAGNCRMCLVEVKPGPPKPQASCALPATEGQEIRTDSEMVKTAREGVMEFLLINHPLDCPICDQGGECDLQDQSMMYGRGASRYDENKRAVTEKYMGPLIKTVMTRCIHCTRCVRFSEEIAGVDEIGAIGRGEDMQITTYLEQAAEHELSANVIDLCPVGALTSRPYAFEARPWELKKTLSIDVSDAVGANIRLDSRGREVMRALPRINDAVNEEWISDKARYQVDGLMRRRLDKVWIRKRGKLEQASWDEAFSKIASAKPGKSIAAVAGDMLDCETMFAAKALLKACGSKLIEGRQTGMDYDVSNLAAVNFNSTLAGIEHADAVLIVGSHIRWEAPLVNVRLRKAVKRGAKVFVVGPEWDTTYPATFLGNDLGVLNELSSDMSDVFAKAERPAVIVGGGALKGAHGKAMALAKGWGADFNVLHFSAARMGGLMLGFAQKGGMADLAKAKPKVLLALGADEMDFSSFKDSLKVYIGHHGDKGAHAADIILPAASYAEKDGTYVNTEGRVQFAEKAVFAPGDAREDWTILRALADALGVKVGFDSFAELQSAMIAEVPALGEEGLADYGALPDVDANAKAEGTMEAYPIKDFYLTNPIARASAVMQRCSEELLHGDELQEAAE